The Antennarius striatus isolate MH-2024 chromosome 20, ASM4005453v1, whole genome shotgun sequence genome includes a region encoding these proteins:
- the mrc1a gene encoding macrophage mannose receptor 1, translating into MLPCFRFAVVLGLLQVLCITADIDTGSFLIYNENHKKCVRVESATSVTVARCDPHAKDQQFRWASESRILSLKLKLCLAATEITDWVRVVLYECDENSDLQHWQCKNETLFGLKNQDLHLNWGNRNERNLMIYKGSGLWSRWRIFGTRGDLCSKGFQEIFAIGGNAFGSPCQFPFKFLDNWYAECTKDGRTDGMLWCATEKDYDKDTKWGFCPTKSTEGWDIDPVTGVQYQRNALAVLSWHQARKSCQQQGADLLSIVELHEQSYISGLTNTLGISVWIGLNSLDFDRGWQWSNGNPFRYLNWAPGHPSSDPGYVCATLNAGKASKWESNDCNKKIGYICRRGNSTSLPTTYNKDQPIFCPSHWVPYAGNCYYLDRNKKMWRDALAACHKEGGDLASIHNIEEQSFIISQSGYLATDELWIGLNDHRNQLLFEWSDGSHVTFTQWQRDEPSHATNLQEDCVLIRGKDGGWADYMCEKTFGYICKKKASTKLSEGTHEEANPGCKIGWKRFGSYCYNIGSETKAFNDAKRKCSDAGANLLDVSDRYENAFLVSLVGLRPEKYFWTGLSNTADRDTFKWTTGRKVRFTNFNVGMPDRKQGCVAMTTGAFAGLWDVINCNTKVKYICKKRAEGAAMSTVPPTTPALSCEAGWTPISTRNMCYKLYKKGKELKKNWHEAQDFCRAIGGDLMSIHSTQDLNVAPFHSSNGAWIGYSLGSKGFVWSDGSPSDYGNWGFGEPNNHNDDEHCAEVHLYYGRHWNDRHCEAYNDWICQIGKGVTPKPEPATTPPKYNTTEDGWIIYNDTQYFINMDNLEMESARAYCKKNFGELAVITGESERKFLWKQISKRSQGQYFIGMTVNLDKSFSWVDGTPVTYTAWEKNEPNFANNDENCVTMYKSMGYWNDINCGMELPSICKRSSSFVNTTMSPTTIPVGGCAPEWVLFEKKCYKFVLGDDNKNWQDARTYCTSQGGNLASITNDREQSFLTTKMMEYNNDLWIGMNDVNWEMHFVWTDGKGITYTNWAKGHPVTMPDGRYPFGHETFDCVIMVGSVFKQTGLWKVEDCHSKNGFICKRNTDSQIAVPVTTALPKGFYKLGNDSYKLVTQKMRWDEARRQCQADDSDLASILNPVSHASVNLKIFKHNEPVWIGLNNNVTDGRFRWVDNWRLSYTKWGIDEPKDNYGCVYMDVDKTWKTAPCTNAYYSLCKRSSEIAPTDPPQLPGNCPESKKRRTWLPFRGHCYSFQNVMMDNWAHASVECLKMGASLLSIDGPQEEAFVQHNLEILQDDAKSFWIGLYKTHEGEWMWIDNSVVDYTNWKAKMPGSGSCVSVDSLTGRWITSSCNKFKTYICKTAKVVTPTEKPQSVVQVIEEVSHGSAGITVATVLVVIALVGLGAFLLFRKRIATPVLGESTFDNKLYFNNPLRAAVDTKGLVANIEQNEQA; encoded by the exons ATGTTACCCTGTTTCAGATTTGCTGTGGTCCTTGGTCTTCTGCAAGTTCTCTGCATCACGGCAGATATAG ACACTGGCTCCTTCCTGATCTACAATGAGAACCACAAGAAGTGTGTAAGGGTGGAGAGCGCCACATCTGTTACCGTGGCCCGGTGTGATCCTCACGCCAAAGACCAGCAGTTTCGTTGGGCCTCTGAATCGCGCATCCTCAGCCTCAAACTTAAGCTTTGTCTGGCGGCCACGGAGATTACAGACTGGGTGAGGGTGGTCCTCTATGAATGCGACGAAAATAGTGACCTCCAACATTGGCAGTGCAAGAATGAGACGCTCTTTGGCCTGAAAAATCAGGACCTGCACTTAAACTGGGGAAACCGAAATGAGAGGAACTTAATGATTTACAAAGGCTCAGGCTTGTGGAGCCGCTGGAGGATATTTGGCACAAGGGGTGACCTCTGCTCAAAGGGATTTCAAG AGATTTTCGCAATAGGAGGCAATGCCTTTGGAAGTCCTTGTCAGTTCCCATTTAAGTTTTTGGACAATTGGTACGCCGAATGCACAAAGGATGGTCGTACAGATGGAATGCTGTGGTGTGCAACGGAGAAAGATTATGATAAAGACACAAAGTGGGGCTTTTGTCCCACCAAAT CCACCGAGGGTTGGGACATTGACCCGGTTACAGGGGTTCAGTATCAGAGGAACGCACTGGCAGTGTTGTCGTGGCATCAGGCGAGGAAGAGCTGCCAGCAGCAGGGAGCCGATCTCCTCAGCATCGTAGAGCTCCATGAGCAGTCATACATCTCAG GCTTGACAAATACTTTGGGAATATCCGTGTGGATTGGACTCAACAGCTTGGATTTTGATAGGGGATGGCAATGGAGCAACGGGAACCCATTCAGATACTTAAACTGGGCTCCAG GTCACCCTTCATCAGATCCTGGATATGTATGTGCAACCCTTAATGCTGGAAAGGCTTCAAAATGGGAGAGCAACGACTGCAACAAGAAAATTGGTTATATTTGTCGCAGAGGAAACTCAACCAGCCTGCCAACAACATATA ATAAAGACCAGCCCATCTTCTGCCCCAGTCACTGGGTTCCGTATGCAGGAAACTGCTACTACCTGGACAGGAATAAGAAAATGTGGAGGGATGCTTTAGCTGCGTGCCACAAAGAGGGTGGAGATTTGGCGAGCATACACAATATAGAGGAGCAGAGCTTCATTATATCTCAGTCTGGATACC TGGCGACAGACGAGCTCTGGATTGGCTTGAATGATCACAGGAACCAGTTGTTATTCGAATGGTCTGATGGCTCCCATGTGACCTTCACCCAGTGGCAGCGTGATGAGCCGTCTCACGCCACCAACCTCCAGGAGGACTGCGTCCTCATCAGAGGAAAG GACGGGGGGTGGGCGGACTACATGTGTGAGAAGACGTTCGGATACATCTGTAAGAAGAAGGCGTCCACTAAATTAAGTGAAGGTACCCATGAGGAAGCCAACCCGGGATGCAAGATT GGCTGGAAAAGGTTTGGTTCTTACTGCTACAACATTGGATCTGAGACAAAAGCCTTTAATGATGCAAAGCGGAAATGCTCAGACGCTGGTGCCAATCTGCTGGATGTGTCTGATAG ATATGAGAATGCCTTCTTGGTAAGTTTGGTGGGTTTAAGACCAGAAAAGTATTTCTGGACAGGTCTTTCCAACACAGCCGACAGAGACACTTTCAAGTGGACGACAGGAAGAAAAGTCAGATTCACTAATTTCAATGTGGGCATGCCAG atagAAAACAAGGTTGCGTTGCCATGACAACTGGTGCTTTCGCTGGATTATGGGATGTCATCAACTGCAACACCAAGGTGAAGTATATCTGCAAGAAACGAGCAGAGGGTGCAGCGATGTCGACCGTCCCGCCGACCACACCGGCCCTGAGCTGTGAGGCTGGATGGACCCCCATCAGCACGAGGAACATGTGCTACAAA CTTTACAAAAAAGGTAAGGAACTGAAGAAGAACTGGCATGAAGCGCAGGACTTCTGCAGGGCCATCGGTGGGGATCTGATGAGTATACACAGTACGCAGGACCTGAACGTCGCTCC GTTCCATTCATCAAACGGAGCGTGGATTGGCTACAGTCTGGGTAGCAAAGGTTTTGTCTGGAGCGACGGGTCTCCT TCTGACTATGGGAACTGGGGCTTTGGTGAACCAAACAATCACAATGATGACGAGCACTGTGCAGAAGTCCATCTGTACTACGGGCGGCACTGGAATGATCGACACTGTGAGGCCTACAATGACTGGATCTGCCAGATCGGCAAAG GTGTGACCCCCAAACCTGAGCCCGCCACAACTCCACCGA AATACAACACCACTGAGGATGGCTGGATTATATACAATGACACACAGTATTTCATCAACATGGACAACCTTGAAATGGAATCTGCAAGAGCATACTGCAAGAAGAACTTTGGTGAACTTGCGGTCATCACAGGGGAAAGTGAGAGGAAGTTCCTTTGGAAGCAG ATATCAAAGAGATCACAAGGGCAGTACTTCATCGGCATGACGGTGAATTTGGATAAATCATTTAG CTGGGTGGACGGCACCCCCGTTACGTACACAGCATGGGAAAAGAATGAACCAAACTTTGCTAATAATGATGAGAACTGTGTGACTATGTACAAGAGCATGG GATACTGGAATGACATCAACTGTGGCATGGAGCTGCCTTCTATTTGCAAAAGAAGCAGCAGCTTTGTCAATACAACAATGTCCCCCACCACTATTCCTGTGGGGGGATGCGCTCCAGAGTGGgtcctttttgaaaaaaag TGCTACAAATTTGTTCTGGGGGATGACAATAAGAACTGGCAAGATGCCAGGACATACTGCACAAGCCAGGGAGGAAATCTCGCTTCTATTACAAATGACAGAGAGCAAT CATTCCTTACAACAAAGATGATGGAATATAATAACGATTTATGGATCGGCATGAATGACGTCAACTGGGAGATGCACTTTGTGTGGACAGACGGCAAAGGCATTACCTACACCAACTGGGCCAAAGGACATCCAGTGACGATGCCTGATGGACGTTACCCATTTGGACATGAG ACGTTTGACTGTGTGATTATGGTGGGCAGTGTATTCAAACAAACCGGACTCTGGAAAGTTGAAGACTGTCACTCCAAAAATGGCTTCATTTGTAAAAGAAACACAG ATTCTCAGATTGCCGTCCCAGTCACGACAGCGCTACCAAAGGGTTTCTACAAATTGGGCAACGACTCCTACAAACTGGTCACCCAGAAGATGAGATGGGATGAGGCGAGGAGGCAGTGCCAAGCAGACGACTCAGATCTTGCCAGTATCCTGAATCCTGTGAGCCACGCATCGGTCAACTTAAAGATTTTCAAGCACAACGAGCCAGTTTGGATCGGCCTCAACAACAACGTG ACCGATGGGCGGTTTAGATGGGTTGATAACTGGCGGCTTTCTTACACCAAATGGGGCATAGATGAGCCTAAAGATAACTATGGCTGCGTGTATATGGACGTGGACAAAACATGGAAGACAGCACCATGCACCAATGCCTATTATTCCTTATGCAAGAGATCATCAG AAATCGCACCAACAGATCCCCCACAACTCCCTGGAAATTGTCCAGAATCAAAGAAACGAAGAACCTGGTTACCTTTCAGAGGCCACTGTTATTCCTTCCAAAACGTAATGATGGACAACTGGGCCCATGCCTCAGTTGAATGTCTCAAAATGG GTGCTTCCCTGTTGAGTATTGATGGTCCCCAGGAGGAGGCGTTCGTACAACACAACCTGGAGATTCTGCAGGACGATGCTAAATCCTTCTGGATTGGTCTCTATAAGACTCACGAAG GTGAGTGGATGTGGATTGATAACAGTGTTGTGGATTACACCAACTGGAAAGCAAAGATGCCGGGTTCAGGGTCGTGTGTGAGCGTGGATTCTCTAACCGGACGCTGGATTACCAGCAGCTGCAACAAGTTTAAAACTTACATCTGCAAGACAGCCAAAG TTGTTACGCCTACAGAAAAACCACAATCTGTTG TTCAAGTTATTGAAGAAGTTTCTCATGGGTCTGCCGGCATCACTGTTGCTACAGTGCTCGTCGTAATCGCCTTAGTGGGACTTGGTGCCTTCCTGCTGTTCCGAAAACGGATCGCTACCCCTGTTTTGGGAGAGAGCACCTTTGACAACAAATTGTACTTCAACAATCCACTCCGAGCTGCTGTGGACACAAAGGGTCTTGTGGCCAACATTGAGCAGAATGAACAAGCATAG
- the LOC137587646 gene encoding zinc transporter ZIP12-like produces MHLGRRTPTLLLLLLPLCLLGRIQEVKGQEQRHLREALGALDLPLGLNDEPRLQKNHISILIAKLLHLVHCAEQTGTSQEVCDKCLTPEIALSVLEDDGKVYVTTESYQRISTALLYYIINLKNLCRSNMTSLSFNSSSPFENYQFYLLALTNLHPDEDGNFLSSSETESILRLINKHDHQGTSSDLQCIDASGLLEDVNAQENTGADLSSVPRLAAAIISHILQRSCFQVRNLPSPAFFTNYIFQALNCTSDLQIVDLEELLHQLGVGHEAVTHSHNRKRRSIAKSSKEAVGHQLGGCSHENGELTRDWAEVCFSANQLVDIFALNPHLPISKKHFSQICPAIIQQLLGNACESAEQNRRRSLPTAVEKYGYSTAAVLLITLGSMLGICLIFFTSCQEVYTLILQLFVGLAVGTLSGDALLHLIPQILGLHDDSHDHDVEHYTEGKEYLWKILGMIAGIYSFFLIERIFSFLVPSHGHGHSGDLPLELRCNGRTQRGKSISTIQLGPVDDSESTEVSPEIPHARTPSHQRQGVPLLAVMIIVGDSLHNFADGLVVGAAFSSSSETGMATTVAILCHEIPHEMGDFAVLLSSGLPVRTAVLMNFLSALTAFMGLYIGLFVSSDTEVQQWIFAVTAGIFLYLSLVEMLPEMNRVKSDRPCLMFLMQNLGLLMGWACLLLLALFEHELKF; encoded by the exons ATGCACCTCGGGAGAAGGACTCCgactttgctgctgctgctgttgcctcTTTGTCTGCTGGGGAGGATACAGGAGGTGAAAGGGCAGGAGCAGCGGCACCTGCGAGAGGCTCTCGGGGCCTTAGATTTGCCCCTGGGTTTGAATGACGAGCCACGGCTCCAGAAGAACCACATCAGTATCCTGATCGCCAAGTTACTCCATTTGGTGCACTGTGCAGAACAAACTGGCACATCTCAGGAAGTTTGTGACAAG TGTCTGACGCCAGAAATAGCTCTGTCAGTGctagaggatgatgggaaagtTTACGTCACAACCGAATCGTACCAGCGAATCTCCACTGCTCTGCTTTACTACATCATCAACTTGAAAAACCTTTGCAGGTCCAATATGACCTCTCTTTCTTTCAATTCTTCCTCTCCATTTGAGAACTACCAGTTCTACCTTTTGGCCCTGACCAATCTGCACCCAGACGAGGATGGTAACTTCTTATCATCCAGCGAAACAGAAAGTATTTTGCGGCTCATCAACAAGCACGACCACCAAGGCACCTCATCTGATTTGCAA TGTATTGATGCCTCTGGTCTACTTGAAGATGTTAATGCGCAAGAAAATACAGGTGCTGATTTGTCTTCTGTACCAAGACTGGCTGCAGCCATCATCAGCCATATTCTACAGAGAAGCTGTTTCCAAGTGAGGAACCTCCCTTCTCCTGCTTTCTTCACCAACTATATCTTCCAAGCTCTAAATTGCACAAGTGACCTGCAGATAGTGG ACTTGGAGGAGTTGCTTCATCAGCTGGGAGTCGGACACGAAGCGGTGACACACAGTCACAACAGGAAGAGGCGGAGCATCGCAAAGAGTTCAAAGGAAGCTGTTGGACATCAACTGGGTGGCTGCAGCCATGAAAATGGAGAACTAACCCGAGACTGGGCAGAG GTATGtttttcagccaatcagctggtGGATATTTTTGCTCTGAATCCTCATTTGCCAATTTCCAAGAAGCACTTCAGTCAAATTTGCCCGGCCATCATTCAGCAGTTGCTAGGCAATGCCTGTGAATCTGCAGAACAAAACAGGAGACGATCTCTGCCCACTGCTGTCGAGA AGTATGGCTACAGCACAGCCGCTGTCCTGCTCATCACGCTGGGCTCCATGCTCGGTATCTGCCTCATCTTCTTCACTTCCTGCCAGGAAGTCTACACTCTCAtcctgcagctgtttgtggGCTTGGCAGTGGGGACCCTCTCAGGAGATGCACTCCTACACCTCATACCACAG ATCCTTGGCCTCCATGATGATTCCCATGATCACGATGTGGAACACTATACAGAAGGAAAGGAATATCTTTGGAAAATTCTGGGGATGATTGCAGGGATCTACAGCTTTTTCCTTATTGAGAGGATCTTTTCCTTTTTGGTTCCTTCTCATGGCCAT GGTCATTCTGGTGACCTTCCCTTGGAGCTCAGATGCAACGGTCGGACTCAGAGGGGCAAGTCCATCTCTACCATACAACTG GGTCCAGTGGATGATTCGGAAAGTACAGAGGTATCTCCTGAAATCCCACACGCAAGGACGCCATCGCACCAGA GGCAAGGGGTTCCCCTGCTGGCTGTGATGATAATTGTGGGAGACAGCCTTCATAATTTCGCCGACGGCTTGGTTGTCGGAGCGGCCTTCTCCTCTTCGTCCGAGACTGGCATGGCGACCACCGTGGCCATCCTGTGTCACGAGATCCCGCACGAGATGG GTGACTTTGCAGTGTTGCTTAGCTCTGGTCTCCCGGTGAGGACCGCCGTGTTGATGAACTTCCTCAGTGCTCTGACGGCCTTCATGGGCCTCTACATCGGATTGTTTGTTTCCTCAGACACTGAGGTGCAGCAGTGGATCTTTGCTGTCACTGCTGGGATTTTCCTCTATTTGTCGCTGGTGGAAATG cTTCCAGAGATGAACAGAGTGAAGAGCGACAGACCGTGTCTCATGTTTTTAATGCAGAACCTCGGCCTGTTGATGGGTTGGGCCTGTCTCCTGCTGCTGGCACTCTTTGAACATGAACTCAAATTCTAA